The Cytobacillus oceanisediminis genomic interval CTTATACGCTTCATCTTTCATATAATGAAGCAGCTTCTCGATCAGCTGTTGTATATTATTTTCCATATCTTTATCCCTCCTTGGGGAGTTTTTCTTCTGGTATTATTCTTCCCAATCAAGCTTTTCTAAAAACCCATACACATCTTCATGCAGCTGGTCACGCTCTTTATCGAGAGTAATCACGTGCCCGGATTCTTCGTACCACTTCAGCTGCTTTAAGTCATTCTCCACTTCATTAAAAATGATATTAGCACTGTCCGTGTTGATCATATGGTCATGTCGTGCCTGTACAACAAATGTTGGGGAGTAAATCATATCCACATGATTGCGCACATCCGCGATCAGCTCCTGGAGTGCCTTTAATGTATTCATCGGTGTCTTTTGGAACTCTTCCATTTCCTGTTCAATTTGTTCTTCCGGCTTTCCTTCAAGTCTCTTATATTCTCTTGCGTAGCTCAGAATTCCTTCATACATGACTTTTTCGCTTTTTATGTACATAGGTGCGCACATCGGAACAATACCCTTTACAGGTACAGTGTAACCCAATTTAAGGGAAAATACGCCGCCAAGGGAAAGTCCGGCCACTGCAATTTCTTTATGTCCCTTGTTTTTTAGAAATTCGTACCCTTCCATCACATCTTTCCACCAGTCTTCCGGGCCTGTATGAACAAGCTCTTCTGGCGGAACTCCATGTCCCTTATACTGCGGGGCATGGCAGGTGTATCCCTTTGTTTCAAGAAATCTTGCCATCATTCTTACATCTGCTGTATTTCCAGTGAAACCATGCAGCAGCAGGACTGCTCTTTTTCCATTTCCAAATGTAAATGGTTTTGGCGCAACAACTCTCATGGATAAAACTCCTTTTACCTTTATAATTCCTATAATTTTATTAATCAAACGTTTGATTGAATCTGCATTCCTTATTTTTAGCAAACAGCGGGGCAACATGCCAATAAAAAGCTTTCTTACGTAAAAAATGTGGACATTAGCCAACCATATGCAGGTGTAGAGAGGCAAAAATAAAAGCCTGACCTTCTGAAGGCCAGGCGCTGCATTCATTTATATAGCGAAATAAGAAACCAAAACAGTAAGGATAAAGAATAAAACAGAAAGAACGATTGTGATGCGGTGAAGAACCAGATCAATCCCGCGTGCTTTTTGCTTTCCAAAAAGCTGCTCAGCTCCCCCTGAAATGGCACCGGAAAGACCTGCGCTTTTACCAGACTGAAGGAGTACAACTACAATAAGGCCAATCGAAACTATGACTAAAAGGGTAATCAATAATGTATGCATGAAGCCACCTCCTGAAAACGTACAATCACATTATTCTTAATTTATCACATTTTTATTGTATAAACAATAAGATTTTGGCAGGACCTGTTAGTTGGAAGGACTTTTATATCAGTTGAGAGAATTTATATTGTGAAAGGAATGATGCCTGTGATATTAAAAGAACGAAAGGCTCCTGATTTTATAAGAAGTATGGAGGTACTGTTGAGGAGGCTGCCAGGAACACATTCAAAAAGAGCATTGATTGAAAATGATCTGGTCAAGCGGAGGGCTGGTTTTCGCGGAGAAGAAGCCGTGGATTATTTCTTAAAAGATTTAGCTGGGTTCTTGATACTTAAGGATATACGGCTTTCCAATGGAAACGGCGACTTCTATCAAATCGATGTGCTGCTCCTATGTTCAAACTTCCTTCTTATCCTCGAAATTAAGAACATCTCCGGCACTATTTATTTTGACCCCACATTTAACCAGCTGATTCAGAGCAAGCAAGAGAATGAAAGAGGGTTTCTTGATCCTTTGATACAAGCCGAAAGACAGCAAAAGGAACTTGCAAAATGGCTAGCTGATAGAAAGATTCGCACACCCATTGAGTACCTTGTTGTAATCAGCAATCCTTCCACTGTTATCAAGACTTCCTCTTATCATAAATTGGCCTTAGAAAAAGTGCTGCATGCGGGCCATTTGAGAGAAAGGATAGATAAACTAAAGGAGAAATATCCGGTAGAGAAATTAACAGTTAAAGAAATCAGAAAAATAAGCAGAGCTGTTTTAAAACAACATACTCCTGCCAATTACAATGTCCTAAAATACTATGATATTGATATAAAAGATATTATTACCGGCATTCAATGTCCTGCCTGTAGCAGGTTCTCTATGAAACGAGTAAGAGGCAGCTGGAAATGCAGTGCCTGCCATACAGCTGATAAGGCAGCACATGTAAGAGCCCTCCAAGATTACCTCATGCTGATTGATTCCTCTATTACAAACCATCAATTTCGAAAATTCACCCATGTATCTTCCTCAAATATTGCAAAAAAGCTGCTGACTGGTATGGATCTTCCCTATTCCGGAGAGAAAAAGAGCAGAATCTATCAAATACCGAAAGATTTTTTTGAGTGAGAATGTTCTTGCCTGAATTTATCGGCCAAATATGAAGGTTTATCGGCCAAATCAGGATGTTTATCGGCCAAACTGGCCAGTTTAACGGCCGAGCAACAATTTACGGAATGAACTCCAAAAAAACAGCCGCCCCCAAAGGAACGGCTGCACAAGCAAGATTACTTGCTCAAGTTATAGAAAGATTTTAAGCCATCGTATACAGCTAAATCGCCAAGCTCGTCTTCGATGCGAAGAAGCTGGTTGTATTTAGCAATACGGTCTGTACGTGACATTGAACCAGTTTTGATCTGGCCAGCGTTTGTTGCAACAGCGATGTCAGCGATTGTAGCATCTTCTGTTTCACCGGAACGGTGAGATACAACTGCTGTGTAGCCGGCGCGCTTCGCCATTTCGATTGCTTCGAAGGTTTCCGTTAATGTACCGATTTGGTTTACTTTGATTAGAATTGAATTGCCTACGCCCTGCTCAATGCCTTGAGCAAGCTTCTTCGTGTTTGTAACGAATAAGTCGTCACCAACAAGCTGAACTTTTCCGCCGATACGGTCAGTTAATAGCTTGTGGCCTTCCCAGTCGTTTTCGTCAAGACCATCTTCAATTGAGATGATTGGGAACTCGTTTACAAGCTCTTCGTAGAAGTTAACCATATCTTCTGAAGTTAAGCCAGTGCGGCCTTCGCCTGCAAGATCGTATTTGCCAGTTTCTTTGTTGTAGAACTCAGAGGAAGCAACATCCATAGCAAGGTAAATGTCTTTGCCTGCTTCGTAGCCAGCATTAGTGATTGCTTCAATGATTACTTCAAGAGCTTCACGGTTAGAGCCAAGGTTTGGAGCGAATCCGCCTTCGTCACCTACAGCAGTGTTCAAGCCTTTGCCAGATAGAACTTTCTTTAATGAATGGAATACTTCAGCACCCATGCGGATTGCTTCCTTGAAA includes:
- a CDS encoding nuclease-related domain-containing protein; translation: MRRLPGTHSKRALIENDLVKRRAGFRGEEAVDYFLKDLAGFLILKDIRLSNGNGDFYQIDVLLLCSNFLLILEIKNISGTIYFDPTFNQLIQSKQENERGFLDPLIQAERQQKELAKWLADRKIRTPIEYLVVISNPSTVIKTSSYHKLALEKVLHAGHLRERIDKLKEKYPVEKLTVKEIRKISRAVLKQHTPANYNVLKYYDIDIKDIITGIQCPACSRFSMKRVRGSWKCSACHTADKAAHVRALQDYLMLIDSSITNHQFRKFTHVSSSNIAKKLLTGMDLPYSGEKKSRIYQIPKDFFE
- a CDS encoding alpha/beta hydrolase; this translates as MRVVAPKPFTFGNGKRAVLLLHGFTGNTADVRMMARFLETKGYTCHAPQYKGHGVPPEELVHTGPEDWWKDVMEGYEFLKNKGHKEIAVAGLSLGGVFSLKLGYTVPVKGIVPMCAPMYIKSEKVMYEGILSYAREYKRLEGKPEEQIEQEMEEFQKTPMNTLKALQELIADVRNHVDMIYSPTFVVQARHDHMINTDSANIIFNEVENDLKQLKWYEESGHVITLDKERDQLHEDVYGFLEKLDWEE
- the secG gene encoding preprotein translocase subunit SecG, which encodes MHTLLITLLVIVSIGLIVVVLLQSGKSAGLSGAISGGAEQLFGKQKARGIDLVLHRITIVLSVLFFILTVLVSYFAI
- the eno gene encoding phosphopyruvate hydratase is translated as MPFIEQVYAREVLDSRGNPTVEVEVLTESGFFGRAIVPSGASTGEHEAVELRDGDKSRYLGKGVQKAVDNVNNLIADAVIGLDVTDQVGIDRTMIALDGTENKGKLGANAILGVSMACAHAAAESVGLPLYRYLGGFNAKQLPTPMMNIINGGSHADNNVDFQEFMIMPVGAPTFKEAIRMGAEVFHSLKKVLSGKGLNTAVGDEGGFAPNLGSNREALEVIIEAITNAGYEAGKDIYLAMDVASSEFYNKETGKYDLAGEGRTGLTSEDMVNFYEELVNEFPIISIEDGLDENDWEGHKLLTDRIGGKVQLVGDDLFVTNTKKLAQGIEQGVGNSILIKVNQIGTLTETFEAIEMAKRAGYTAVVSHRSGETEDATIADIAVATNAGQIKTGSMSRTDRIAKYNQLLRIEDELGDLAVYDGLKSFYNLSK